The genomic segment CGGCAAAGATCCCGGCCCCGGGGCAGAGACCCGGTTGGGGGAGCCGGCCACGCCCAGAATCCTGGACGGTGGGCGTGGCACCGCCTGTGAACCAGAAACACCTGAGGCTGGGAAGGGAAGGCGCCCGCCGAGGGAAGCACCCGGGTGGACCTCGGGGTCGGGGGCCCACCTGTAGACGGCCAGCAGCAGGGGCCACAGTGGGGAGAAGAACGGCTCCTCGATGCAGGCCAGGCAGCGGTCCTTGGAGGCGGCCGTGTTTAGGCCTTCAAAAGCCAGGAGGGTGAGCGAGAGCAGCCTGTCTGCCGGGAGCAGAGCCGGCTCAGTGGGGACCTCCAGCCTCGCCCCGCAGAGACAGCCTCCTCGGGGTGGGCCTCGCCGCAGGGTGCTTCTGGGCTCCTTGGGAGGGCGATCTACCTGGCCCTGCCTTCCCTCCCCTTGAAACCCTGCGGCCTGGTGAGCCCTcatccctggggtcacagggtcACATGCAGCCGCCCAAGCGCCCGTCTTGGGGCCTCACCGATGGCGTCGTGTATGTCCTGCACGGTGCCCTTCAGCTGCTCCAGCATAGGCTCCTTCCTCACCCCTGGGGTCTGGGGCTCAGGCCGCTCCCCAGGGCCCCGGCCCCTCCTCTCAGGAGGAGCCAAGAACTGTTCTAGATCCTCGAAGGAGCTGTCCTTGCCCAGCAGCTGGGGTGAGGGAGGCCCTGCGGGGCTGCCGGGGCGGGGTGGGCTGGCGCATGGGCCGTCCGGGGGCCTTGGGGCCGGGCTGGGCTCCAACGGGGAAGGCATGCAGTAGAGGCTCTGAGAAGGCCGGAGCCGCCGGCTTCCAGGAGCCAGCAGCCCGTCGGCGTCAGGGGGCAGGGAACAGCAGCCGGGGGCGGCGCCCTTGCTCACGATGGGGTACAGAGCCCGGTACACCGCGCACTGGAGCTTCTTCAGGAGCTGGGAGATGGGGTGGTCGGGAACGCTGTGAGTGGGGTAGAAGCGGTGTAGAGGGCAGCCCCATAGGGCTGGCGGCTGCAGCCTCCTCACCAGGCTCTGGGGTGGGGGCTACAAAGCCCGCCCAACCCCTCCACCCACTGGTCATGTTGCCCTACTGTGAGGGGTTTCAGAGAAGGGACTGATGGATAAACCTTGTGGGCAAATGTCCCGCCCCCTGAGAAAGCAGAAGGCCTGTGAAAGGCCATCAGGGGCCTACTGCCCCTGCAGTCACCCCAGacctccccctccttccctcttaaTCCTTTCCTCTGCCAGCAGCTTGCAGCCTGCTGGAGGGAGATGAGGCCTGATACCTGAGCAGGTGGGAGACCAGGCTGGTCACCAGGGACAGGTCCCCTGGGCTCCTCTTGAGCTTGGccttccagtgctttggccagtCCTGCAGGACAGGAGCCCTTGGGAGAgagccctgggaagcccctcctccctcaccaAGGCTGCACCCCAGGGACTAGACCTTCCCAGCCCGCCCCGCCCAGCACTCACATGGTCTTGCTCATACTCCAGGATAGCAGCATAGAGGGCCCGCTGCTCCCGCTCTTCGGGAGTCAGGGCAACCTGGCTGCAGAACCTCCTGGAAGGAAGGACAGGTCTGAGGACCTCAGGGCTGGACAGGCAGGCGCGGGAGCCCCCAcctgctcccccacccctcgAAGTCCTGGGACCCGAGGCAGGGACGCACTTGTTGGCGGCCTCCTGGAGCCGCAGCCGGCGCTCTTCCATCTTCCTCTGCAGCTGGGGCAGCAGAGTTAAGGCCCTTTCTGAGTGGCATGTATGGACCCCTGGCGTCCCTGAGCCCTGCTGGACACGGGCTGGCGGGGTGGGTGGAAGAAGGCAAGTCCTAGTTGACCTGAGAGGGGTGGAGAGGAGTCTGTGGGTGCTGGGAGGGGCAGGGCGGCCTGTGCAAAGGCCAAGAGGCAAGAGGAAGCAGGCTGGGCAGGAACCACTGCTCCCTGTCCCCCCAACAAGGATGCTGGGCTCTGGCACCtttcctccctgcttcctccctcAGCTTAAGCCTCTGGACCCCAAGGCTGGATGGAAAGGATACTGTGTCCTCCCGGGCCTTAGCGATCACCAGGTTCTCCATCATCTGGCGCTGCAGGGACAGGGTCTAGGACAGGAAGAGGGAATAAGGCCTGCCCCCctggcacccccactccacatGGTCCTGGGCCCCACTCACCAGGGATGTCTTCTGCATGGCCTGGCTGGGGTCCAGCCGGGCCATCCGGGCCTCATAGGCAGCCTTCAGCTTCTGATTCTGCAGGGAGGCCTCTTCCAGGGGTGTCAGCTCCCTGAAATGTTGACAAGCTGCTGGCCAGGCTCCAGGAAGCCCACAAACCCTCCAGTCATCTGAGGACCCCTCCTGACCCTCCCCTGAGGCCCCAAGGTGAGGAGGTGGTAATGGGGGCCAGCAGGAATGTAAAGGAAAGAGGACGTCTGGGGTGGATAGGagacacttgctccctgaaaTATGGCCCTACTGCCTGGACTCAGACCTTTAAGCAACTCAGTCATTTGAGTTTCTGAATAGCATGAAACTCTTTGAGGGCACCATGTGGGCTAAATAGCTAGTCTGCAGCCCAGGAAAGGGAGGTCACAGTACTCTGTAACAGCCACTGACAGCCCTCTGAAACCATCCAAAGTTTCAGTCTAATATCTTCCTGCTTTCATGGGTGGGAGGAGGTAGGCTGTGGGGCACAAGACTGTCCTGGGATGGGAGTCGGTGCCTGGCCCTGCCCCAGAGCAGCACATGCAGAGACAAAGTGAGCAGTGGCTCAGAACCTGCAGCAGGAGGAGCCCATCCTCTTGCCTACCCTGCTGGGGTTCTGGCATTTGTGTCTTGGGGTCTTTCATCAGCTCTAGAAAGAAAATTGTCTTTCTCTCTTCAAATAACGCTCCTCTTACATTTTCTTTGTCATCTGTTTCTGGATAGACCTTCcatgtctttttcatcttttctttttgtgtgtgtgagccgTTCAGGAAAACCTTTAACCTTTTATTCAGTTCTCTAATTCTCTTCAGCTATGTCCACTCTGCTGTCACAAACTTGTACACTTCTTTTTGGGTCCACGTGTGTATTTTTACAGGAGAATATaatttgtttccattgtttttgattagttttttaaaaaattcagtatttCTTATTACTACTtggttcttgctgctgctgctaagtcacgtcagtcgtgtccgactctgtgcgaccccatagacagcagcccaccaggctcctctgtccctgggattctccagacaagaacattggagtgggttgccatttccttctccaatgcatgaaagtgaaaagtgaaactgaagtcgctcagtcgtgtctgactcttagcgaccccatggactgcagcctaccaggctcctccatccttggggttctccaagcaagagtactggagtggcttgccattgccttctccgacttggTTCTTATTTGACCTCTATTAGAGACAAGGGTCAGATTTTACAGTTTCTTGTTCCCTAAaggtattttaaaactttctttttatttctctgaatataGAGAGCATGACTGTGTTATAATCCGTGTCCCATAACTCTATCTGAAGAGTTTTCAGGTGTGTTTCTGCTACTGCTCAAACTTCTTTTTGTGCATGGTTGTCTTTGACTATGTACCACTCATTTCATGGAAGTTGAAGGTGCTTTTCTCCAGAGACAATTTGCATTTGCTTCTGCTAGGCACCAGGTTATTTCCATTCTAGGGTTCCTTTTGACTAAAGCCACCACAGTTATCTCACTGTGCCTCCAAACCCAGGCTCAGCCCACAGGCCGTGCTGTCCCATCTTACTTCTTAGAGCTTTGTGACTCCACGACCTGAAGCTTCTGGAAGATCTCAGGTGGCAGGAACGGAGAGAGCTTCCCTCCCTCATCTGAGTATACCCGGCGGTGTCGACTAGCAGGGGAGGGCACGGGCGCAGCCACAGGCATGGCTGGCCTCAGGCATGTTTTCCCTGTAAGACACGCACAGTCAAGGATCCACATAGGAGCCCCACATTCCACAAAGGAGAGGCAGACTGAGCTGGAGGGGTGGAGGTGGATGACCCAAGAAAGCTTTCTGCTGGACACCCACCAAGCTTGGCAGCTGTTGACTGGGCCCTCTCCAGACACTGCTCGGCCAGCTTCAGCATCTTTGAGGTATCAGAGGTCACAGTTTCCCCAGCTTCTGGGGAGCAAGTGACAAAAAAGATGGTTACCATCCCCTCTGTCACTGGTCAGATTCTTGCTGAGATACAAACAAAGGCACCCCTCTCCTCATCTCGGACCACCTGCCCTCTATGTGGCTATCCTGTCCTTCTGCCTGGACCACCAGAGCCTTTTCTCTAACTAACCTGGCCGTTTCTCGCCACGGACAGTTTCACATGTACTTATAGCCCCTCCTCCAGGCGGGCCCTGCAGACAGTGTGGCTGTTTCACAGAGATCATTTCCTTGCCCATCTCCAGCCTTCCACCCTGCATCCCATGCACCCCGGGGGCATCTGTTCTCTGCTCTGCACTCCCTCCTCTGGAATCACTCCTGTCAGCAAACTCAGGCTGGAGGGGCTGCCATCTGACAGCCTCCCATGGACCCCACCTGCCCCAGCTCCTGACCCACCTCCTACTGCCTTCAGGGCCAGCCCCTCACTACACCCTAGTTCAGCCACCAGATTTCCACTCATCCACTCACGTGCTACCCTTCTCCAAGGGTCCCTAAGCCCTCATAGTCTTTCCTCTGGGACATCCCCTCAGGGCCTCTCCCACCGTGCCCTACTCCTGTGCTCAAAGCTCTGCTGAGCTCCCCAGGGCAGTGCTCACTGTGGGGACAGCCACCTCCCCCTGACCATGCCAGGGTGCCACACACCTAGAGCAGACCACGCCCATGATGGAGGCTTCAGCTCCTGCCACCTCCTGCTCGCTTGCCCCCAAGCCACCCCCGCACCTCACTGTCCCCTGAGAAAGTCTGCTGAGACAGATCTTTAGAGAACATCCCCCAAGCCCTTTACTTGCCCACCTCCCGGCACTCCCACCACTGCTGTCCCCACTGTGGGTACCTCCTGGAGGCTCTGCTGCCATGCTGGCCTCTGCCCACAAAGCATCCATTGAGCTTCTCCTCATGCTAGAACAGCCCCAGGCCTACCCAAGGCCCTGCCTGCCCCAACTGCACCTCCCTCTCTCCAGAAGGCCTTGTATCTGACGCCCTCTTCACTGCAGGGCCTCTGggccgcccccagcccccagccatcATGCAGTTCACTCCTCCCAGGACTGGGGTTCAGCGGTCAGTCTGTGGTCATGTCCCCACCCATCTCCATCGCCTGAGTCACAGCAACCGTCCCTTCCTGCTCCATGTCACACTCATGGTGAGTGTTCAGGTGTTCATCTGCTAATGACCAGGCAGGTAGGACATGGGACACACCCAGGTCTGGGGCCTGGAGACCCATTAAAGGCTAAGATGTCCACAGTCTGGGCAGCACAGGAGAAGCTGTACCTTTAGTGGCCTCCACTTCTTCCAGTAGCACCTGGGAGATGTAATGGATGCTCCTCAGGTATTCTGTATATGCCTCCTGAGCCCAGGGAAGAGAAATGACATAGGCCATGCCATTAGAGGCAAATAATTCCATCATGCCTGCTTGGTGCCCTTTTGAAAAACAGCAACCATGGTGCCTGCTTATCTCTGAGATACACTTGCATTATCCCAGCTGGTTAGCTGGTACCTGCTTTGCCTGGGGCACAGAGAATAACCCTTTTTTCTAGACTTTAAGCTGGTGTCACTCCTTTCTCTTCAGCACGGAAAGGAATGGAGGTTCTCATTCAGTGGGTCAAGGAAGCAGCACTGGCAGGTGCTGCCGTTTCCACTCTATGCAACCAGTTCTTTTCCTGTATAACTCAGGGGCCATTCACTCAGTGgctttaaagaaatatttcctgGGAGGTGAATCAGGGACTGTGTTGAGAAATCTTAGGGCCACTTTCTGACTCAGTCTGGGAAAACCCTTTCCTGAACCCCAGTGTAAGAATTCCCCGGGCACGCAGGAGTCTATGCCACTAGAATGCTGGCACTTTCCAACGTGTGACCCTCCTGGTCAGGGCTGCCTGACAGAGCTCAGGGCATTTGGAATGACAGCATggagctttgttttttgtttcgtTGCATTCCAGTTCTCGTTACCCACCTTTGTCTACACCTCAGATAAAGATAAAATGGGTTCCGGGAAGGATTTCTGACTTGTGGGGGCATTTGCTGCCCTAGGATCCCGACTTGGGAAAGGAAACGGATGGAAGACCTGAACGCCTCTTCCCTTCGGCGGCCCAGAGTGGCTCCGCCGGCTTTTCCACGCGGTTGCCACCCTTAGAATTAACACCCGTTCTCAGAAACAAGCCGCACCCCTCCCCCGCCGGCACTTCCTACTAAACAAGCTCTGAAGGCGACTGGAAAGCCGCAGTTAACCTCTTCTGCGTACCGTCCTCTTTGGGAATCTGACTAAATCTACAGGGCCCGCCTCCAAACTACACAAACACAGGGGACTGTCTGCCAGATACACTTTGGAGGGCTGTTTCACGGAACCTCCTGAGTCCCTTCACAAATAAAAACGCCTCGGCTCCGACCGAACTGctaaacagagggggaaaaaaacaaaaaaaggtcgGGAGCTGTCCAAGGTCACGGCCTAAGCCGGAGCCAGCACCCCGGAGTCTTCAGAGAGGCCTGGAGGCGCCCTCCCCGCGGCCCCGCCCTCGCCCACGCCCACCAGGCAGGTCGCTGATCGGCGACCGCCCCCGCCCCGCTCTGCTCCGCCCGCCTTACCCGGGGCCGGTTGCCCGTGTCCAGCTCGATGGCCCCGTTGGCCAGCTTCATGGCGCATTGCAGTGGCTTCACAGACCCGTCCCCGGCCGCAGCGGCCATGGCGCCGGCGGGGGAGGCGGTGGCGGCCGAGGGGCGGGGCGGCCGGCTCGGGGCCCGGAACGCAACGTGTCCAGGACCAGGTGCCGCCCGAGCCCAGGACCATCGGAAAAGGCGGTACCAGCAAGGGCCCACTTCCGGCAGCCCCTCCTCGCCTGCGCGCTGCGCGCTGCGCCCTTTGCTCCTGGGGCCGAAGGGGTAGAGGTGGGGGTGACGGAGCTCTCAAATAACCTCCTTACGCTGTAGCCAAAAGCGTGTAAGTGCAACTACTGCTGCCAGCACTCCACGTCGGTGACAGGCCAATCGCGTAGATCGCGTCCCTTGCCCTCAGGCCGTGCTGCTCTGCCCTCACTGCgcccctcccctcctcactgCGCCCCGCCCCTCCTCACTCTGCTCCTCCCTTTACGCTCTCCTCGCCCTCCCCTCCGCTGGTCAGCCCGCCCCATCCAGGTCTCTTcaccctccttctccctccctcgccccgcccctccctcaTCGCCTCGCCCGGCTTCCAGTAAGTCCAGCGAAGCCGAGCGGCGGAGTGGAACGGAAACGAACGAGCACAGTCCGCCTAGCGGACGAGAGGCTCCGGACGTCCTACTAGCTAGCCGAGCGGGGCCGAGTGGGACCGAGCCGGGCCGGGCGGAGCCGAGTGGGGCGGAGCCGGGCCGGACGGAGCCGGGTGGGGCCGAGTTGGGCCGAGCCGGGTCGGACGGGGCGGAGCGCTGGGGCCGAGCTTAAGCCGTCTTCACGGCTATGAAGCGGGACCGGCTCGGGCGCTTCCTGTCGCCCGCGGCGTCCCGGCAGCGCGGGAGCTCGGGCCGCGGCAGTTGTGGCGGAGGCCGGGCCCGGGGCCGCCCCGCCCGCAGCGGGCCCGACGTGGCCGAGGCGGCTGCTGTGGTGGCGGCGCGGCTGGGCTGGGGCCCGGCGCGGCCCTGCGGGGACACGGGCCAGGACGGCGCAGACGAGGCAGGTGGGTCCGGCCGTCCGGTCGCGAGGGGCGGCGGGTGGGGCCCCTGTGACGGTAGAGTGCCCCCGGTGGCCACCGGGACCCCGCGGGACCCCCCGGCCCAGGGTGGGTCAGAAAGCGGACTAGGCCTCCCCGCTGGGAGAGGTGAGGCGGCCTCCCCGGGACGCCGCGGCTGCGCGGGGTGCTCTTTCGCAACACAGCTGACCCGTCAGCTCCCCTCAGAGCTCGCGAAGTAGTTTAATGCTCGAGTCTTGCTGTCTGTCGGGCAGGCCTGGTTTCAGTCGTGGTTTTGTCCTGTGCTTTTCGGATAATGGCTGAATCTCTCAGGGCCTCAGCTTCCTTTTTGCTAAACAGAACTAAGGATTAAGCATAGGAGTGCCTGGGACGGACTGTATGGGGGTTGATATGCACTTGGTCTTAGTGTCATGCTTTTGCCCCCCTCAGAAAAGACTTCAAGCTGCTCTCCTATAATCCTGGGGCAGAGAGGCAGGGGCATCGTCTACTCCTGCAGTCAGGAGTAGAGACCCCCGGGAAAGCAGTGTGTGGACGCGACTCCTTCGCTTCTGGTCTCAGGGGAGTGGTGTGAAGAGGAATGAAGTGTCCAGCTCAGTTTATGACGCTTCCATAGCTGTGGAGGCATTTATATACTCAaacttttttttgagaaaaaaatttgaTGTATAGTTGGCACATAACATGatgttggtttcaggtatactAACATCCATCACCACTCGAAGTTAGAAGTCTTTTTcccttgtgataagaacttttagGATCAACTTTTAAGAGCTCTTAGCAATTTTCAGATATACAGAGAAGTATTATATTGTAGGAACTATAGTTACCATATGGTAGACAACGTCACCAGGACGTGCTTTATAACTGGAAGTGTGCACCTTTTGATCACTGCACACCGCATTTCACTCAGGACCTCACTCCCCTTCTTTCAGCCAACAATATCTTTTCTGTAAGTATTAGttcatgattttctctttttgaagattccacatgttagtAACATCATGTGGTATTTATCCTACTCCatctgactgatttcacttagcataatgctgaTAATGTGCATCTTTGTCATTGGAAATGgcagaattttcttgttttttaatagctgagtaaataTTCCATTGAGTATACCACTTTGTTTATACATTCATATATTGATAGacactttggttgtttccataccttggGTATCATAATGCTGCAGTGTATATAGGGGTGCATGcgtgtacctttttttttttgacatgattATGATGTTTATTTTACCTTTGAAACTCAAGTTTTCATTGTAAACTGAGACATAATTACAGAAAAGTGGCCCCCTTTCCCCACAAAGTGCACAAAGATTACATGGCAAGCACCCTTGTAGAGATGTTGGTAGAACATCAACCAACTATGCCCCTTCCAAGGCTGCATGTACCTTTTCAagttagttttcatttccttaggataaataccgagcagtggcattgctggacggtatagtagttttatttttaattttttgaggaacctctgtactggtttccatagtggctgcaccaagttACATTCGCactaacagtgtacaagggttcccttttctgcacctcctcaccaacacttgtaaTTACTTGtctctttgatgatggccattctgataggtgggAGGTAAATGTCTcgtgggactttttttttttccctcattgtggttttgatttgcatttccctcgtGAAGTAATGTTGACCACCTTTTCATACACCTGTTGGTTATCTGCACGCCTTCTTTAGAAAGAGGTCTCTTCAGAGcctttgctcatttaaaaaatcagattatttttgttattgagttgtatgagctctttACATAGTTTGGTTATTAACCCCCTATGTGATATATAACTAgtgaatattttttcctattcagtaggttgccttttcattttgttgatgattttctttgctgtgcagaaactttttagtttaacatagtcccatttatttatttttgcctttgttgcatttgcttttggtgtcaatcCAAAAAATCATCTCTAAGACAGATGTCAGGGAGCTAACCATTATGTTTTGTTAGATGAAAGGAGTTTTATGGtctttcaagtctttaatccattttgagttgagtATGGTATAAgatggtctagtttcattcttttgcatatggctgtccagttttctcaacaccatttgttgaagagactgttcttTCCCCCATTGTATCTTGGCTtatttgttgtagattaattggctatatatatatatgaatttattcctgtattgtcaatttttttttaactaaaaatatttatttagctgtgttgggtcttagttgtggcatgcaggacctttgatctttgttgcagtatgtgggatctttagtgtggcaagttccctgaccagggattgaatcttggCCCCTTATAATGGGAacacggagtcttagccgctggaccatcaGTGAAGTCCCTTTATGTGCCTCTGTTTATGCCAGTACTGTACTGTGttaattattgtagctttgtagtatagtttgaaatcaggaagcatgaTGCCTTCAACTTAGTGGTTCTTTCACagaattgctttggctgttcaggGTCTTTATTGgtttcatatacattttaagattgttctatttttgtgaaaaataccaatGAGATTTTGATAGGGGTTGTTTTGAATTTGTAGATGACTTTGGGGAGTGTAGACATTTTAACAGTGTCTTGTTAATTAATGTCAATTGTCTTATTATTTGATGTCAATTAATTATTCCAACCCATGGTCATGGACTACTTATTTGTGGTTTCAGTTTTTTTGGTCAGTGTCTTACAGGTGtcagtgtacaggtctttcaTCTCTTTGGTTATATTTATTCATAGGTACTTTTTTTTTATACTATTGTAAatctgattattttcttaatttttaatagtttgttaTTAGTATGTGGAAATCAACTTAtgtttgtatattgattttgtattctatAACTGAATTTGCTTATTCTAACAGTTTTTCTCATGGAGTCTTACAGAATTTTCTATATGTAATATTAATACACAAACAGATGGTGTTGCTTCTGTCTGTATGATTtgagtggtttttatttttcttgcctaattgctttgGCCAGAATGTCTAGTACTGTGCTGAATAAAAATGGTGAGAGTAGgaatccttgttttgttcctgatcttagaagaaagcTTTTAGCTCtttaccattgagtatgatgttagcttgGGGCTTGTCATGTATGGCTCTTATTATGTGGTGGTATTTTCTATCTGTATACAGTTTATTGaggttttttttatcatgaatggatattgaattttgtccactacttttttttccatttattgagaggagtatgatttttattttgttaatgggTGTCACATGAATTGATTTGGGAAGGCTGAGCCATCCTTGCCTCCCTGGAATACTTTCCAGCTGATCATTGTGCAGGATCTTTTAAATTAAGTGTTGAGTTCAGTTTGCTGTTATTTTGTTGAAGGCTTGTACATctatgtttattaaaaataaatattattttattttattgttgtgtccttgtctggttttagtattagAGCAATACTGGCTTTGTTTTGGAGGCATTTAGAGTTCTTTGAAAGGATTTTCCACTCGGAAGACCCTCCACTGGCCATTCTCCCAAAAGACTATATGTTCATCTGGGACCCTGGATCCAGAGCCCTGCCTCTGGCCCAGACCTGGACTTGTATTTAAGGGGCATGTCTGGGGAGGTCCCACtccaggagctggggtgggggctggtggaGTGTGCATCTCACCTCACCTGGGAGCTGTGTTCTGCATGCCTGACTTCCTGTTTCCTGTGCTTGCCCAGGAACAGCCCGGGCCCTGGCCATGGGGCACTGTCGCCTTTGTCATGGGAAGTTCTCCTCCCGGAGTCTCCGAAGCATCTCCAGCAGGGCACCTGGGGAGAGCTCAGAAAGGCCACCCCCTGGGGACCGTGTTTTCATCCGGGATTTCCAGCGCCTCCTGGGCGTGGCTGTCCACCAGGACCCAGCTCTGTCCCAGTTTGTCTGCAAGAACTGCCATGCCCAGTTCTACCAGTGCCACGGCCTCCTCACATCTTTCCTGCAGCGAGTCAATGTTCCCCCAACAGGCCGCCGGAAGCCTTGCGCAAAGTAGGTGCCCCTTCCCTCCTTTGCTGGGGGTGTGCAGGAGACCCTGTGAGCAGGGCTGCATGGGCACAGGGCAGCCCGGGTGCTGGTGAGGCAGACACTCATGAGCACCAGTGCGCTGGGTGTGTCGGGAGACTGACCGGAGAGCACAGGGCGGGGAGGGCCTGGTGGGTGGCCTCGGAGGAAAAGGCTCAGCCGGCACACACAGTGGCCACTGGGCCCCATGCTTGCTCTTGGTGAGCAGCCCTGCTCCTTTGCAGGGTCGGTGTCCAGCCACGGATGGGGCCAGAGGAGGGAGCGTGTGTGGGTGAGTGCACCCCCAGGGTGGGGTGCAGGGTGGGCGGGAAGCGAGGGGACTCAGATGCTGACTGGCCATGGGCTGGcgtctctctgcctctcctcagTGGACCTGATTGCTTCGAGCCCCCAGGGCCTGCGTGGCTTGGTGGGGTGGGTGCACAGACACGCGGCCAGCTGTGGGGCCCTACCTAGCCTCCAGAGGACGCTGTCCTCCGAGTACTGTGGTGTCATCCGGGCCATGTGGGGCTGCGACCAGG from the Capra hircus breed San Clemente chromosome 18, ASM170441v1, whole genome shotgun sequence genome contains:
- the VPS9D1 gene encoding VPS9 domain-containing protein 1 isoform X2; translated protein: MAAAAGDGSVKPLQCAMKLANGAIELDTGNRPREAYTEYLRSIHYISQVLLEEVEATKAGETVTSDTSKMLKLAEQCLERAQSTAAKLGKTCLRPAMPVAAPVPSPASRHRRVYSDEGGKLSPFLPPEIFQKLQVVESQSSKKELTPLEEASLQNQKLKAAYEARMARLDPSQAMQKTSLTLSLQRQMMENLVIAKAREDTLQRKMEERRLRLQEAANKRFCSQVALTPEEREQRALYAAILEYEQDHDWPKHWKAKLKRSPGDLSLVTSLVSHLLSVPDHPISQLLKKLQCAVYRALYPIVSKGAAPGCCSLPPDADGLLAPGSRRLRPSQSLYCMPSPLEPSPAPRPPDGPCASPPRPGSPAGPPSPQLLGKDSSFEDLEQFLAPPERRGRGPGERPEPQTPGVRKEPMLEQLKGTVQDIHDAIDRLLSLTLLAFEGLNTAASKDRCLACIEEPFFSPLWPLLLAVYRSVHRLREAALSRSMELYRNAPPAAVGVPTRLLPQDPEAAGAGPYPYCAAAQELGLLVLESCPQKKLECIVRALRVICACAEDYYRARETALQPGIAAIGADDLLPILSFVALKSGLPQLVSECAALEEFIHERYLIGEEGYCLTSLQSALSYVELLPRRALGK
- the VPS9D1 gene encoding VPS9 domain-containing protein 1 isoform X1, whose product is MAAAAGDGSVKPLQCAMKLANGAIELDTGNRPREAYTEYLRSIHYISQVLLEEVEATKEAGETVTSDTSKMLKLAEQCLERAQSTAAKLGKTCLRPAMPVAAPVPSPASRHRRVYSDEGGKLSPFLPPEIFQKLQVVESQSSKKELTPLEEASLQNQKLKAAYEARMARLDPSQAMQKTSLTLSLQRQMMENLVIAKAREDTLQRKMEERRLRLQEAANKRFCSQVALTPEEREQRALYAAILEYEQDHDWPKHWKAKLKRSPGDLSLVTSLVSHLLSVPDHPISQLLKKLQCAVYRALYPIVSKGAAPGCCSLPPDADGLLAPGSRRLRPSQSLYCMPSPLEPSPAPRPPDGPCASPPRPGSPAGPPSPQLLGKDSSFEDLEQFLAPPERRGRGPGERPEPQTPGVRKEPMLEQLKGTVQDIHDAIDRLLSLTLLAFEGLNTAASKDRCLACIEEPFFSPLWPLLLAVYRSVHRLREAALSRSMELYRNAPPAAVGVPTRLLPQDPEAAGAGPYPYCAAAQELGLLVLESCPQKKLECIVRALRVICACAEDYYRARETALQPGIAAIGADDLLPILSFVALKSGLPQLVSECAALEEFIHERYLIGEEGYCLTSLQSALSYVELLPRRALGK